The Anoxybacillus flavithermus genome has a segment encoding these proteins:
- a CDS encoding phosphoribosylformylglycinamidine synthase subunit PurQ, translating to MKFAVVVFPGSNCDVDMYHAISDELGEEVEYVWHDVDCLDDFDAILLPGGFSYGDYLRSGAIARFSNVMKAIKKAADEGKPILGVCNGFQILLEAGLLPGAMRRNNTLTFICRPIKLRVENNETMFTSQYEQGEVITIPIAHGEGNYYCDEQTLQQLIANNQIVFRYEGENPNGSLFNIAGIVNEKGNVLGMMPHPERAVHELLGGADGLKLFQSIVTYWRDAHVVTT from the coding sequence TTGCGGTCGTTGTATTCCCAGGCTCCAATTGCGACGTCGATATGTATCATGCCATTTCAGATGAATTAGGGGAGGAAGTTGAATACGTTTGGCATGATGTGGATTGCTTAGATGATTTTGATGCCATTCTTTTGCCGGGCGGCTTTTCATATGGGGATTATTTACGCTCTGGAGCGATTGCGCGCTTTTCTAACGTGATGAAGGCGATCAAAAAAGCAGCCGATGAAGGCAAGCCGATTTTAGGTGTATGTAACGGATTTCAAATTTTACTTGAAGCAGGACTTCTCCCAGGTGCGATGCGACGTAACAATACGTTAACGTTTATTTGCCGTCCGATAAAGCTTCGTGTCGAAAATAACGAAACGATGTTTACATCGCAATACGAGCAAGGAGAAGTGATTACAATCCCCATTGCGCACGGAGAAGGAAACTATTATTGTGATGAACAAACGTTACAACAGCTGATCGCTAATAACCAAATTGTTTTTCGGTATGAGGGAGAAAATCCAAACGGTAGTTTATTCAACATTGCAGGCATCGTGAACGAAAAGGGAAACGTGCTTGGTATGATGCCACACCCTGAGCGAGCTGTTCATGAGTTGCTTGGAGGGGCAGACGGTTTAAAACTGTTTCAATCAATTGTGACATATTGGAGGGACGCACATGTCGTTACTACTTGA